A region of Pelodiscus sinensis isolate JC-2024 unplaced genomic scaffold, ASM4963464v1 ctg87, whole genome shotgun sequence DNA encodes the following proteins:
- the AIF1 gene encoding allograft inflammatory factor 1, translating to MSSQQNLQGGKAFGALKAQQEEFLDSLNQEFMGDPKYSTDEDLPEKLEAFKKKYMEFDLNGDGDIDIMALKRMLEKLGAAKTHLELKKMITEVTGGLGETISYRDFVRMMLGKRSAIFKLILMYEDKAKEKEDKPAGPPAKRAIADLP from the exons ATGAGCTCCCAGCAGAACCTACAAG GGGGCAAGGCCTTCGGGGCGCTGAAGGCCCAGCAGGAGGAGTTCCTGGACTCCCTCAATCAG gaatTCATGGGCGACCCCAAATACAGCACGGATGAGGACCTGCCGGAGAAGCTGGAGGCCTTCAAGA AAAAATACATGGAGTTTGACCTCAATGGGGATGGAGACATCG acatcATGGCCTTGAAGCGGATGCTGGAGAAACTGGGGGCGGCCAAGACCCACCTGGAGCTGAAGAAAATGATCACGGAGGTGACGGGCGGCCTGGGAGAAACCATCAGCTACCGGGACTTCGTCCGCATGATGCTGGGCAAACGCTCGGCCATCTTCAAACT gaTCCTGATGTACGAGGACAAAGCCAAGGAGAAGGAGGACAAGCCGGCGGGGCCCCCTGCCAAGAGAGCCATCGCCGACCTCCCCTAG